The DNA segment ctgtacTCGGAgatatttggtccaatcgagtccaaactagacatgtaagacaaaagacccggcctgatgacatctacacagaaatcatgacttaaaatcattaaaatttaTTGTTGTTGATGAGGTGGGTGGGCGGAAGGACTAAAGGCTGCATATTACAGTATTTCCATTGACTTTAAACTAGGCCTATAGaatatggttaaaaaaaacattttttattagtcacaaaaaatacagttcacaaactagggctacgttgtagcactaacgggcccgagcacacgcatttcgaagcctgttgcggttagtggagagagcgatcaatgaccaagcgcacgtctccgcgttgcatgcgttttgcgcactgcggcaaggacaaacgcttcacttcctgcgtccgtcacgcgatgtcgatccttgcctgctaattgctcattacggtccacgctatcaattgcacatcacactgtgaaaagtttatgtaaattgaatgatagttgtaaaacaaagcttatttcctgttgccagtaggtggcaccatcagtattattacatgcagactaatagatctgttcaagtaggggctctgatgtagcgtgagtaattttgtgtcaattggacaatgttacaacaacttcattttcacactgatcagtaggtggcgctatgaccctgaactaatattaatatatggagctggtcaggtcaggattgtgatcatagtttggggccggttggataatgcagagtggatttacaaagtacttcctgtttcatggcgaatcagtaggtggcgctatgacactgaggaattattgacacatagagctgttcaggcttggactctgatcatgtgacagaagtttggcagtgatagaacaatgcacactggacttatgacaacattgtctcctttggcgaaggatgatccttcgccacacctcaatgtttacacggtttgaggaaatgtcacaattctgaccatggtccaatgacttgtctcagctcatttgacctgcatattgtaaagcagccaggagcagttcatcaaagtataaaacatgtcacttcctgtagccagcaggtggcgctgtgattttaagtcatgatttctgtgtagatgtcctcaggccgggactcttgtcttacatgtctagtttggactcgattggaccatgtatgtccgagatacagaacctcatgttttgatggcgtgtaatcaaactttgatgccacgccacggtcacagcgtgtgatgaaatcaaatataccgaggtagtttatatctccatcttgttgagatgacattcccagaagttgaagttgatcagataaaagccctacgacaagttcgtcaaagtaaaaatgtggaaaatggccaaaatggccattaaagtcaaaatggcgggcttcctgtttggtctagcatatctatccaagagacttatttgtttgttatgaatagacacatgtccctatcgatttttgtagatgtcggccaatcgtagtgccggggctgccctttagggggcgctagtcagttattttgccacgcccattccttaaaaccatctgaatgtctgcaggggggggggctgttgttacacaaatgtagtttgagggaggtaGAACCTcgaacaccgaagttatagcaatttcgtgtgtcacggcgagttgatgaaatttgacgccacgccactattatggcgtttgacgaaaagtcacagtaatcttatgcctacattatcaatgtcttgagacccatttgacacagtttgacatggttttggtcagtggatgaggaggaatacttccaagtgtaagacgttccaaaaacaagacatttcctgttgccaccagggggcgctgggATTTCaattcataatttctgtgtagatgtcatcaggccgggaatcttgtcttacgtgtctagtttggactcgattggaccaaatatgtctgagatacaTATttcgtgttttgatggcgtgtaatcaaactcgatctttgaggtagttttcatctccgtcttgttgtgatgacacacatctccatatgaagttgatctgatgaaagccctgggacaagtacatcaaagtaaaaatgtgggaaatggccaatatggccactaaagtcaaaatggcgggcttcctgttgcttttttccaattgcacctcagaccttttttgtttgtctggtcatgatacacctgggctacgatttttgtgaagatcggtgaaagctaactgagcggcttttccttagatggcgctgttgagccattttccacgcccatttcaaattactcctgaatacaattactttttggggttttgaattccctgcagactttggtaacaatttgagcatgtctaggcctgaaaaagccccaaaagggaaatacaaatccttcgaaatacaatagtAAACTCAAgttttaataatcatataaattctatgaaaataaatcagtggTTTCTTAGCATGTAGCTGCACTCTTGACCTGATGATAGATTACACATGCTGTATTTCCACAGTGTGGAAAAAGTATGAAATATATCCTCATTGGTCTATATTTGTGAGAGTATTCAAAGTataatgctttttattttgtagataCAATGTGGCAAATGTGAAAGGTGGTAACCACTCTAACGTGCTCGTACCACAACGCCTCACACGCCTGTAACGTAATGCTTAGAGAAAGTGCGCACCGCGACATGAGTGGGGGCTGGTTTGACGGCAGTATTTCCGGTCTCATTCTTATCAGCTTGATCGCTGTGCGTTTGTCAGTGAGTCGCACAGAAGTGACGCAGCTGAAGTGGCAGTAGTGCAGCTCGACATGGCGGCGCTGCTGAGAGCTCTGCGGGTTGGAAGGGCACTGCGGGGGCTGGGAGGCGGTAAGGCCGGGCCGCTGTGTGTCTGTAGCCGCATGTTGACTCCTGTCGgtgctgtttctctctggttgCATGGTGTTGAAACGAGCTCGCGCTGGCGTTAGCTGTCCCTGCCAATGTCACTTGTCCCAGAAGGTGATCATGAAGGACAACATGATGATGTCTGaggctttaaaaacacagcatgtcAGGTGGAGGGGTGTTGTTGCTGCAGCGGGGTAGTTGACCTCAACCTTAAGACATGCGTTATATGGTAAACACGTTCCTGCAGCTGGGGGGCGTCTTCTCTGTGGTTATGCAAGCTGTCAAAGTGTTGACCAGGAGCACAGCTACAGCTAAAGTCCAGTGCAGCAGGAAACCCTCCTTCATCAAGGTTGGAATGTGGAGTAACACAGTGTTGACTTGAATGAAACGGACAGGGAAGTCTTATTCTAGCACTTACACACATGACATGTACTCATTATTTTGGTTTGCGGCGCAACAAATCAATTGGTAGAAATCTAAATCTAGTCTCATGGCACACATAAAGCACATGTGCACCACAATTATCAGTGGCCACTTTACACATTGAAAGAAATCCCTTGTTTTCAGGCAGGTGACTGACTCCTATGTAGTTTGTACTTTGAACATTCTGAAGTCTGCTAAATTGAAACGATTGTCAAATGGAACCAATAATAAATCTGCACACAGTATGTAATTAAACACACTAGCTTTATACATGGTAGAAGTGTTGTTATGAATGCCTGAAGCTGGAGTAGATAGTTGATTGTGGAAGGTGTTGCCTGTGGCTGTTCGGGCACCTGGAATATAAGAATCATTCAACAATTGTGACGCGATGCACACTTGCAAAGGACCTTAACGCTGCTGTACACACTCCACACAAAGTTATTAAGACACGTGAGTCACATGGCTGCACAGTAAGTGCTGGTAAAAGAACCTGATTCACATTTACTGTTGCATCAGCAGTTTAAACTTGAATCAGTCTCTAACTCAATCCAAATCCAATCAAACTCCTGTGGAGGGATCTGCAAAGAGCAGTAAGGAGAAGGCTTTTATTAAACCTCAGAAATGGATCAGAGAAGATATGTGTAAACCATCAGTAGAAAAGGTCTGGGTGGTATATTCAGCTCTGAGTGGAAAAACAAAGTTATGGTAGTTCAATGGAGATTTGTGGAGACAAATCTATTTCTATCTGGTCActgtattcattcattcttgAGCCATTTGTGAGCTACAGGGGAAAATCACTTATTATTTGGTCTACATAGACAGGTTGTTTTGAGTTCTGAATACAAGATTTCACAATGGAGTTTGGTTCTCTCTGAGTCAAATTCTGAGAAGCTAAACAAAATATTCCTCCCCTCCAGCGGTGGCTGCACCTCCAGCAACACACCTCCAGTGCAGCAGCCTGAGACGAGGCTTCCAGAGCTCATTGCTGAGGCTTCAGGATGACTCCAAATCTGACAGACCTCCAGCCCCCTCATCCACAACCTACCATGAGCACTACCAGACTCACTCATCTGAACAGgacacaacagcagcttcacCGGGAGGTTCTGCAGCTGAGCCAGAAGCAGAGGAGGCTTCCAGGCCAAACACCAGGTCAGCTGGTGCACGCCTTCAGCTGGCAGGATATTTGTTGTGTGCGGTCTACTAACATTACCTATAAGTGTTTGAATTTCAATGTATTGAAGTTTTCTCGCTTTCTGATaacaaatgtgtgtctgtgtgttaagtTACCAGGACCAGGGCGGAGAGCAGGGTGAAGAGTACGAAACAGAGGATCAGCTTCAAGCTCGAATCCTGACCGCTGCTCTGGAGTTCGTCCCGCTGCACGGCTGGTCAATGGAAGCCATTGCATCTGGTGCTGAGGTGAGCTGCAAACAGTTGGAGCACTTAAACTTATCACGCCAGGGTCACATCATCTCACATGTGGCTTAAATGTACTGTTAAAAATGCTTGAACTTGACTCCATGCAGGGGGCACTGGGTTTCCACTGGCTCTTGTGTACCTAATCAAGAGCTGAGAATCTAGAGAACGTTGAATATCAATCAAAAATATTGTACCGATACAGCTGATGTAGAGCTCTGAAACAAAGACAGTCTAACTGTCCAAACCAAATGGAGCTAAATGACATTATGTGACTGCTGCTATGAACCACGGGCAAAGCTGGTGCACCCTTCAGTCCTACAATGCTGCACACTGGATGAAAGATGTACATTTTCTGATTGGACGGGAATGTAGCATCCAAGAACGACTATATGAAGAAAACGTGTAAACTTAATGGAGCTTTATCGTGTAGAGTGATGTCAATGGTTTAAACATAACAACCATTAACCACAGCGTCCCCAGTCCAACCAGGGATCAGCAAGGCAGTTAATGGAgatttcactttgtgtgtgtgtttgtgtttgtgtgtgtgtttgtttgtttgttgatgtaCGTCGTCACCAGACACTTGGCCTGTCCTCAGCCTCCACTGGTATGTTCAACAATGGATCTGGAGACTTGGTTCTACATTTCATCGCCCAATGCAACTCACAGCTGACAGAGATCCTGGCTGAACAACACAAGCAGGTCCAGCTTGGCCAGGCCGAGTACgtataccacacacacacacacactttggtttttcttttaattttagtGTCTGACGCGTGTTAGAACCACGATCAAAATAGGGGGGAATAGTTGATAGATTTTATTGACTTTAACATTCAGTTTTCTTGAGTTTCATGCAAAGCATTCTCAGCTTTTCATGTCACACAACTCCCTGAAGCTGCTCATTTACATTCTGGGGTTTTTGTAACTAGTACAGTTGATCTCCAAATAGAAAATTGCAGATTTCATCTGTGTTTCAGACCAAAGAAGACTGCTGACTTTCTAAGGGATGCTGTGGAGACCAGACTAAGGATGCACATCCCTTACATTGAAACATGGCCACAGGTAATGTGTGCATAATGATGAGATGCTTTTAGGCCTAAAGCAGAAACTACATTTGATCCTCaaccttgtgtctgtgtcctcaggcgATGAGtatccttctccttcctcacaACATCCCAGACAGTCTGAAGCACCTCTCCACCCTGGTAGACGACATCTGGTACTATGCTGGAGACCGATCCACAGACGTGAGTGGATCCCATCAGCCTCGATCCCCTCCTTCTTCTGCTCATACCTTCCTGTCCCCCTTTCATCACCATCCCCACAATATCCGGCCTGCCACTCTCCAGGTTACTCCCACTCCCCTCACTAGCGCTCTCTGGCTATGTCCACACTAatgtgccttgagataatgtatattatgatttggcactatacaaataacatttaatggaatttgattttagttttaacacacatcacttttttttatgttcacaCCTGGCGACtacactactccagagtttgcGAAAACACGAAACAGAAacttttggaaacaatgatgtaAAAACCCACATTCTCTtacttcctttttatttatttcttccatGTGGGTCCATATTTACCTGTGGAGGTAAAACCAGAGTTTTACACTCAAATACCAGCTTCACCGGCAGATATGTGAAATCTGAGTTATCCCACTGCTAACAACCCAGTACATCTCATCACTCCCCGTTTTCAGATACGCCAGGCGCGTCCTGTCACCAGGGTACCGAATGCGCCCTGACACGCTCCCTGCACACTGGATATTTAACTGCACTTTGCGCCTTGGTGCAAAAAACGGGGCcctatgttttcattgactCTTAGTTAGACTGTGTCTGGCCTCAATTGATGCACAGGAATGCACACGATTCTCTTTGtttgtcatttacattttagagaatgtaattaatattttacagattaatgATGTATGATGCCTATTTCACCCACCTGAACCCATCTGCTATTAATCAGAAATGTTACTTTTTACGACCTACCCACCCGATCAACCACGTGTCCGTGGGTATAACTGCAATCCATGCATAACTAATCTGTATATATAGTCTACTTGAGACACAGTTCCTAATAATATAAACAGAAATGGTGCAGAATCACAAATCATATGAGAGAAAACTAAAAGTTATTAGAGAACATTACTTACTGTAGGTTGTTCATCTGGAAGGTAATACACTTAGTTGCATGAATTACAAAAGGATATATGACTTTCTTCTGCAAGTGTAGTCAGATCTGTAGTTAGAATtcttaaagtaaaatgttgtaGCAAAGTGCCAATGtccaagttttattttgttgtttgacaGCTGTTTTATTGTCGGAGCATTGTGAAGGCTTGTGTGCAAAAATACATAAACTGCTGCCCAGtagaaataaaactgccttttttttttttatgcgtACGTTGTGAACTTTCTGTACCACCCCTCTCTCATGTAGATGAACTGGTACACCAAACGGGCAGCGCTGACAGGCATCTACAACACCACAGAGCTAGTGATGGTCCAGGATTCCTCTCCAGACTTCCAGGACACCTGGAACTTCCTTGACAACCGCATTCAGGATGTAGTCAACATGGCCAGCACTGCTAAACAGGTAGAGTGCACCCTTGATAAGTAGAAACACCAGCTCCAACTAAACCCTTCAGTGGACTAATTACAAAACTGATCTCAGACTCAGTGTCTTAAGAAGAAATGTCATTATCCTCCTGAACAAACTCTGTTGTCCTGAATATGGATGCAAATAAAGATGCTTTGATACACACGTTCAGAATGAAAGGAGTGGAGCATAGAACGAGTGTTGAACTGTCTTTGGTTGACTGGTGCCGTTGTGTGTTCTACTTTTTTCTCTAGGTGCAGTCGACTGGGGAAGCAGTTGTGCAGGGGCTAATGGGAGCTGCTGTAACCGTGAGTATTTGCCACAGTGATCAACAATCTTTGctcttaatttaaaacatttcctcaTGATATTAGTATCTGAATCATGCATGAAGATTTATACTGATTTATACAACCAGTGACTCTGCATTTCACAAAGTTTCGAgttgtttaaaaatatgaaaaatgtaaaaaaagatgtGGCTCGTTTCTTGTGTTTTACAGCTGAAGAACCTGACAGGAATGAACCAGAGGCGGTGATGTGAAAACATCTACCACTGATCCTGACAGAGCGTCCAGGTTGTGTCATGAGATGCAGATCAATTCATCttctttttgcctttatttcTGATTGCCTGTATGAAACGACTGAGGGTTTTGGATTAGGACTCCTGAGTAAGACACTCTCATTTAACACAGGCCatacatctctccctctgttcacCTGCAGGACCAGTGGATTGGTCCGGGTTTCTTTCACTGCCCAACATGTTGTTATCCTGCtcagatctttttttctgtttgtataaAACGACACAGATCTGTCATGTTGCTGTTTTGATCAATTGAGACTTCAATAAAGTagtttattattgtatatttaacatttttgtgtcttttaattatttaattaaaataaaatcactgaGGGTTGAATTTGAGCAAACAAATCCCGGAgtattgttttgctgtttaaagtCACTATTGTAAACATTCCACTAGGATTATCTATACATAAATCAATGCATACATAATCAGaaaaatttgactttaaattCGACACAGGGAAAATCTTATCTAGACAAACTAAGCTTTAGCTTTTCAAAATGAAGAttgcatgcttttattttgaaaaggtgtTTCCAGTCACCGATGACCCGGATACGAAATAAAGTCCCACCCCCCTGCCCGAGCGAGAGACCAATCACTAACCAGCTTGACATTTCCTGGCCAATGAGCGGGCAGTAATTACTTCCTGTGGAGGCAGTGGAGCTTGTGAATGAGTCTCAActacagactgtttataaaaaggtCTCAACGTTAGTTTTCCAGTTGTGTGACTGTAACGATGCCGTATGCGAACCAACCGACGGTGAAAATCACTGACCTCACAGACGAAAATGTCAAGTTCGTCATTGAAAACACCGACTTAGCGTAAGTATCCGTTTACTGGTCCATTCACTGAGGCTGTGCGCGGCAGAGAGCGGCCATTGCTCTCCTCAGCACCAAAACAATGCAGCTGTGACTCCACATGTTGAATAGATCTTCTCTCAGCGAACTGTGTGAGGTCTATGATCTACCGACATCTGCAGAACAGACATCTGAACATTGTTTGAAGCTGGAATACGTGAAGGTTTGAGCTCTGAATCTCTCTTCTTGGGTCTCTCCACCAATCAGAAAAAACTCTTTACAGCCATGCATGAATATTTCCTCCATGTTTCACGgagtgaaatgttttcattcaggaTGTGAATGAAATATGAACGAACCCATCTGAAATATAGTCAATAAAACCTGGTGAGTCTGGTGTATGTCAGTATACAGTGATACTTAAGAGATTTCTGCCTCAGCAGATGAGAAGTAAACTCCATCTGAGAAAACAGCCTTTAAAATATGTATAGTGATTGAAATCTAGAGACACAAACAGGCAAAGTATAGTGAAATAACGACAATGTGTactttagattttgtttttattattcagaaagaaaaaagtagcCCAAGTCTGAAGGCTTTTTACATTTCCAGAGTGAATGAAGGGatgtggagagaggagacagagaaggtcAGGAGGGGACAGTTGAATCAGAAACCTCTAGAAAGTAAAGAATCGATTCAAGAtttgaagaaaaatatgaaGGAGGGACAGGAACAGATTCAGGAGCAGCTCTAGAATCTGCGGATATGAGAGACACGGAGACGACAGGGAAACTGCTGAGGTCTTATTTAACAAGGGCTTGGGGTTGAACCATTGAATATTCAGAGAAGGCGTTCAGTTGTTGTAACTTAACAGTGATTGTCACTTTCTGTCTCCAGTTTGGCTCCGCCCACATAGTACATCACTGtgtccaaaacacaaaaagcatcTTTTAACAATTGATATCAAGTATGTAAATACTTAGTATTGGATGGAGACCAGATTTGGATAAAAGGTTAATTTCCAGTGGTTTGTAATGTTCCCAGTTCAATGCATGTTCTGGTCACACTGCACTTTCTCCTTTTCAGGGTTGCAAATTCCATCCGTCGTGTCTTCATGTCAGAGGTTCCCACTATAGGTAAAGGAGCTTCTTGTTTGGCTAGATTTACTTTTCAACATAAGAGCCAAAGACGCTGCAGTAGAGTTCGGCTTTGgcattttacatataaaatggGTCATCACATCTGTtatcataaataaaaaccaTGTTCCTGAGAAGTGTTTCTCCTGGCCTCTATTCTAAAtgatgtgtgtgagaaaagctGGCCTGTTGCTGTACAGTACATATTTGTGGGGGGCTAATCATGACTCAGTCTGAGAGAATGGGTAATAGAAAACATTTTGGCCCATATACAGTTCAGTCACAGTTGATTTAGCTGCAAATGTAATTTTGAACAAAATGTTCTCTTCCACACATACCACTTATTAATTAAACACTGGTATTGACCCAAAGCCCAGTTATCAGTGTCTGCATGGGCACTGAAACAGTCAGATCAGTGCATCCCTAATATTAACAGAACAGGTTTATTACCTGCCACGACGAGGATTACCCATAATTAACTGTATAACTTAAAGCCATTAATTTCCCACTGGGACACACCTAGCTTCAGTCCTGTCCAGTGATCGTCCAAATATCAACTACATAGATACAAACCTACAGCTTGTCATTCACCTgcataaattatatattattctgAAGTACACTGTAACTGAGTGCTGTAAAGAAGTGGTTTAGGTGATGGGAGGGGAAATGTAGTCTGCAACACTTTGTCCAACCAGTAATGTGTCACAAAAACTCTAAATGAATAACTTCAAGTTGCattactgttat comes from the Hippoglossus stenolepis isolate QCI-W04-F060 chromosome 5, HSTE1.2, whole genome shotgun sequence genome and includes:
- the coq9 gene encoding ubiquinone biosynthesis protein COQ9, mitochondrial isoform X1 — translated: MAALLRALRVGRALRGLGGAVAAPPATHLQCSSLRRGFQSSLLRLQDDSKSDRPPAPSSTTYHEHYQTHSSEQDTTAASPGGSAAEPEAEEASRPNTSYQDQGGEQGEEYETEDQLQARILTAALEFVPLHGWSMEAIASGAETLGLSSASTGMFNNGSGDLVLHFIAQCNSQLTEILAEQHKQVQLGQAEPKKTADFLRDAVETRLRMHIPYIETWPQAMSILLLPHNIPDSLKHLSTLVDDIWYYAGDRSTDVSGSHQPRSPPSSAHTFLSPFHHHPHNIRPATLQMNWYTKRAALTGIYNTTELVMVQDSSPDFQDTWNFLDNRIQDVVNMASTAKQVQSTGEAVVQGLMGAAVTLKNLTGMNQRR
- the coq9 gene encoding ubiquinone biosynthesis protein COQ9, mitochondrial isoform X2; the encoded protein is MAALLRALRVGRALRGLGGAVAAPPATHLQCSSLRRGFQSSLLRLQDDSKSDRPPAPSSTTYHEHYQTHSSEQDTTAASPGGSAAEPEAEEASRPNTSYQDQGGEQGEEYETEDQLQARILTAALEFVPLHGWSMEAIASGAETLGLSSASTGMFNNGSGDLVLHFIAQCNSQLTEILAEQHKQVQLGQAEPKKTADFLRDAVETRLRMHIPYIETWPQAMSILLLPHNIPDSLKHLSTLVDDIWYYAGDRSTDMNWYTKRAALTGIYNTTELVMVQDSSPDFQDTWNFLDNRIQDVVNMASTAKQVQSTGEAVVQGLMGAAVTLKNLTGMNQRR